A genome region from Gadus chalcogrammus isolate NIFS_2021 chromosome 7, NIFS_Gcha_1.0, whole genome shotgun sequence includes the following:
- the kif4 gene encoding kinesin family member 4 isoform X3, translating to MTNNEAKVIPVRVALRCRPLVPKELNEGCECCLTFSPGEPQVIVGTEKAFTYDYVFDPMAEQEEVFTVAVSPLLSGLFKGYHATVLAYGQTGSGKTFSMGGTYTSAQEDQPCVGVIPRVIQRIFQEKDKGSCDFTLTVSYLEIYNEDILDLLCPSKDKPAISIREDPKEGIKIVGLTERVVRSAQEMVACLELGNSSRTVGSTAMNAESSRSHAIFTITLEQRRSKDKSDSMVSKLHLVDLAGSERQKKTKAEGDRLKEGISINRGLLALGNVISALGEESKKGTHVPYRDSKVTRLLQDSLGGNSHTLMIACVSPADSNIEETINTLRYADRARKIKNKPIVNMDPRTAETQRLKQQVQELQVMLLHARGGVAPVLSGTESSENVNNLVEKNRSLQDQNSRLCRELSETTGQAALMFEKIIMAEQANEKLQGKVEQLKEHEACKLDLQNVLVTLEDQELKGKVELMKSLQDVILELQNESADIAASIDAMVTGEDGPEGAGDATGVSPSEDVTGGFTAHHALRQAEMSKELMELNKVLALKEAFVKKMCQNDSQLEPMQSEHQHNMHSLQTSVDSLLKEKEDLVLALQSAKKDTQHAKLSEQRRKRLQELEGQLVEMKKKMTEQSKLLKLKESSVRGVSKLMSEIQSMKSQRVQLMRQLKEDTEKFRVWKSQKDKEVLQLKEKDRKRQYEIMKLERDFQKQANVLRRKTEEAAAANKRLKDALQKRSEVSDKRRDGHGRGMETAASRVKSWLLNEVELLVSTEEARRHLKDLLEDRKILAHDISQLKGQLEAGGRSAAKIRRRTLIISELESKVGQETPISKQVENLETEMGLRSAQIADLQQKVLAADNDGRAKHRWDNINTVVEAKCSLKILMAELVAAKSAAARLESSLKQEQGNLQDLSRTLAEERGVMSTMDVEHQQQRVELEQNHQEKVQYLLNKLQSRAGLQQPAGEPSQKERELVQRQSQLEEELEKMSGLNQQLLKEKEQYKQPKARRPTTAKAPLSLAINMEDIVSASDSEDEMEDEAWQPEKQERRRASRRPKTTGCACKGRCNNKQCRCRKGKMTCGENCQCDHARCRNLEPPGAEDSPSLKAGAPDGLLLPQDPTAISPGNFFIPPSCPPAKKAPQESGELGHTPEQTTWDRKPLLSPEEEEGEGEGDEGNVNSILKKKKRLLSSLQSSFFSGCTPIKE from the exons ATGACCAACAATGAGGCCAAGGTGATCCCGGTGCGGGTGGCCCTGCGGTGCCGCCCGCTGGTCCCCAAGGAGCTCAACGAGGGATGCGAGTGCTGCCTCACTTTCAGCCCTGGGGAGCCGCAG GTTATCGTGGGCACGGAGAAGGCGTTCACATATGACTATGTGTTCGACCCCATGGCCGAGCAAGAGGAGGTGTTCACTGTGGCGGTGTCCCCGCTGCTGTCCGGGCTCTTTAAGG GTTATCACGCCACGGTGCTGGCGTACGGGCAGACGGGCTCTGGGAAGACCTTCTCCATGGGGGGCACGTACACCTCGGCCCAGGAGGACCAGCCCTGTGTGGGGGTCATTCCCCGGGTCATCCAGCGCATCTTCCAGGAGAAGGACAAGGGCAGCTGCGACTTCACCCTCACAGTGTCCTACCTGGAG ATCTACAATGAGGATATTCTGGACCTGCTGTGCCCATCCAAAGATAAGCCCGCCATCAGCATCCGCGAGGACCCCAAAGAAGGCATCAAG aTCGTGGGTCTGACGGAGAGGGTGGTGAGGTCGGCCCAGGAGATGGTGGCCTGCCTGGAGCTGGGGAACTCCTCCCGCACCGTGGGCTCCACCGCCATGAACGCAGAGTCGTCCCGCTCCCACGCCATCTTCACCATCACCCTGGAGCAGCGGCGCAGCAAAGACAA ATCGGACTCCATGGTCTCCAAGCTCCACCTGGTGGACCTGGCCGGTTCTGAGAGGCAGAAGAAGACCAAGGCGGAGGGCGACCGTCTGAAGGAAG GCATCAGCATCAACCGCGGGCTGCTGGCCCTGGGGAACGTCATCAGCGCCCTGGGGGAGGAGAGTAAGAAGGGCACCCACGTCCCCTACAGAGACTCCAAGGTCACCCGCCTGCTGCAAG actcGCTGGGCGGGAACAGCCACACGCTGATGATCGCGTGCGTCAGTCCGGCCGACTCCAACATCGAGGAGACCATCAACACGCTGCGCTACGCCGACCGCGCCCGCAAGATCAAGAACAAGCCCATCGTGAACATGGACCCGCGGACCGCCGAGACCCAGCGCCTCAAGCAGCAG GTCCAGGAGCTGCAGGTGATGCTGCTGCACGCCCGTGGCGGTGTGGCCCCAGTGCTTTCTGG GACCGAGTCGTCGGAGAACGTGAACAACCTGGTGGAGAAGAACCGCAGCCTGCAGGACCAGAACAGCCGGCTCTGCAGGGAGCTGAGCGAGACCACCGGCCAGGCAGCGCTCATGTTCGAGAAGATCATCATG gcagaGCAGGCCAACGAGAAGCTCCAGGGCAAAGTGGAACAACTGAAGGAGCACGAGGC GTGTAAGCTGGACCTGCAGAACGTCCTGGTCACCCTGGAGGATCAGGAGCTGAAGGGGAAAGTGGAGCTGATGAAGAGCCTGCAGGATGTCATCCTGGAGCTCCAG AACGAGAGCGCCGACATCGCAGCCTCCATCGACGCCATGGTAACGGGAGAAGATGGACCAGAAGGAGCTGGTGATGCGACGGGCGTCTCTCCGTCG GAGGACGTCACGGGGGGGTTCACAGCGCACCACGCCCTGCGTCAGGCCGAGATGTccaaggagctgatggagctgAACAAGGTGCTGGCCCTGAAGGAGGCCTTCGTCAAGAAGATGTGTCAGAACGACAGCCAGCTGGAGCCAATGCAGAGCGAGCACCAG CACAACATGCACAGCCTGCAGACGTCGGTGGACTCGctgctgaaggagaaggaggacctgGTCCTGGCTCTGCAGTCGGCCAAGAAGGACACCCAGCACGCCAA GCTGAGCGAGCAGCGCAGGAAGAGACTGCAGGAGCTGGAGGGCCAGCTGgtggagatgaagaagaagatgacGGAGCAGTCCAAGCTGCTGAAGCTCAAGGAGTCCTCCGTCCGCGGCGTCTCCAAACTCATGAGCGAGATACAG TCCATGAAGTCCCAGCGGGTGCAGCTCATGCGGCAGCTGAAGGAGGACACAGAGAAGTTCCGCGTCTGGAAGAGCCAGAAGGACAAGGAGGTGCTGCAGCTCAAGGAGAAG GACCGTAAGCGGCAGTATGAGATCATGAAGCTGGAGAGAGACTTCCAGAAGCAGGCCAACGTCCTGCGGCGCAAAACGGAGGAG gcggcggcggccaaCAAGCGGCTGAAGGACGCGCTGCAGAAGAGGAGCGAGGTGTCGGACAAGAGGAGGGACGGGCACGGCCGCGGCATGGAGACGGCCGCCAGCCGGGTGAAG TCATGGCTGCTGAACGAGGTGGAGCTGCTGGTGAGCACGGAGGAGGCCCGGCGCCACCTGAAGGACCTGCTGGAGGACCGGAAGATCCTGGCCCACGACATCAGCCAGCTCAAAGGGCagctggaggcgggggggcggtCTGCCGCCAAGATCAGG CGCCGGACGTTGATCATCTCGGAGCTGGAGAGCAAGGTGGGCCAGGAGACGCCCATCAGCAAGCAGGTGGAGAACCTGGAGACTGAGATGGGCCTCAG GAGCGCCCAGATCGCTGACCTCCAGCAGAAGGTTCTGGCGGCGGACAACGACGGCCGGGCGAAGCACCGCTGGGACAACATCAACACGGTGGTGGAGGCCAAGTGCTCCCTGAAGATCCTCATGGCCGAG ctggTGGCGGCTAAGTCGGCGGCGGCGCGTCTGGAGAGCTCTCTGAAGCAGGAGCAGGGGAACCTGCAGGACCTGAGCCGGACGCTGGCGGAGGAGCGCGGGGTCATGTCCACCATGGACGTGGAGCACCAGCAGCAgagggtggagctggagcagaacCACCAGGAGAAG gtccagTACCTGCTGAACAAGCTCCAGAGCCGAGCGGGCCTGCAGCAGCCCGCCGGAGAGCCGTCGCAGAAGGAGCGGGAGCTGGTCCAGAGACAGAGCCAGCTG gaggaggagctggagaagatgaGCGGACTGAACCAGCAGctgctgaaggagaaggagcagtaCAAACAG CCCAAGGCCCGGCGCCCCACCACCGCCAAGGCGCCCCTCAGCCTGGCCATCAACATGGAGGACATCGTGTCTGCCTCCGACAGCGAGGACGAGATGGAGGACGAGGCCTGGCAGCCCGAGAAGCAGGAGCGCCGCCGCGCCTCCAGGAGGCCCAAGACCACGGGG TGTGCCTGTAAGGGTCGCTGTAATAACAAGCAGTGTCGCTGCCGTAAAGGGAAGATGACGTGTGGAGAGAACTGCCAGTGTGACCACGCCCGCTGTCGCAACCTGGAGCCCCCCGGTGCTGAG gactCCCCCAGCCTGAAGGCGGGGGCCCCAGACGGCCTCTTGCTGCCCCAGGACCCCACTGCCATCAGCCCGGGCAACTTCTTCATACCCCCTTCCTGCCCGCCCGCCAAGAAG GCCCCCCAGGAGAGCGGAGAGCTGGGCCACACCCCGGAGCAGACGACCTGGGACAGGAAGCCGCTCCTCAgcccggaggaagaggagggcgaaGGTGAGGGAGACGAGGGCAACGTCAACAGCATccttaagaagaagaagaggctccTGAGCAGCCTGCAGAGCAGCTTCTTCTCCGGCTGCACGCCCATCAAGGAGTga
- the kif4 gene encoding kinesin family member 4 isoform X1 translates to MTNNEAKVIPVRVALRCRPLVPKELNEGCECCLTFSPGEPQVIVGTEKAFTYDYVFDPMAEQEEVFTVAVSPLLSGLFKGYHATVLAYGQTGSGKTFSMGGTYTSAQEDQPCVGVIPRVIQRIFQEKDKGSCDFTLTVSYLEIYNEDILDLLCPSKDKPAISIREDPKEGIKIVGLTERVVRSAQEMVACLELGNSSRTVGSTAMNAESSRSHAIFTITLEQRRSKDKSDSMVSKLHLVDLAGSERQKKTKAEGDRLKEGISINRGLLALGNVISALGEESKKGTHVPYRDSKVTRLLQDSLGGNSHTLMIACVSPADSNIEETINTLRYADRARKIKNKPIVNMDPRTAETQRLKQQVQELQVMLLHARGGVAPVLSGTESSENVNNLVEKNRSLQDQNSRLCRELSETTGQAALMFEKIIMAEQANEKLQGKVEQLKEHEACKLDLQNVLVTLEDQELKGKVELMKSLQDVILELQNESADIAASIDAMVTGEDGPEGAGDATGVSPSEDVTGGFTAHHALRQAEMSKELMELNKVLALKEAFVKKMCQNDSQLEPMQSEHQHNMHSLQTSVDSLLKEKEDLVLALQSAKKDTQHAKLSEQRRKRLQELEGQLVEMKKKMTEQSKLLKLKESSVRGVSKLMSEIQSMKSQRVQLMRQLKEDTEKFRVWKSQKDKEVLQLKEKDRKRQYEIMKLERDFQKQANVLRRKTEEAAAANKRLKDALQKRSEVSDKRRDGHGRGMETAASRVKSWLLNEVELLVSTEEARRHLKDLLEDRKILAHDISQLKGQLEAGGRSAAKIRRRTLIISELESKVGQETPISKQVENLETEMGLRSAQIADLQQKVLAADNDGRAKHRWDNINTVVEAKCSLKILMAELVAAKSAAARLESSLKQEQGNLQDLSRTLAEERGVMSTMDVEHQQQRVELEQNHQEKVQYLLNKLQSRAGLQQPAGEPSQKERELVQRQSQLEEELEKMSGLNQQLLKEKEQYKQQLSLPPPTASEQTSQDDSFEYVPPKPKARRPTTAKAPLSLAINMEDIVSASDSEDEMEDEAWQPEKQERRRASRRPKTTGCACKGRCNNKQCRCRKGKMTCGENCQCDHARCRNLEPPGAEDSPSLKAGAPDGLLLPQDPTAISPGNFFIPPSCPPAKKAPQESGELGHTPEQTTWDRKPLLSPEEEEGEGEGDEGNVNSILKKKKRLLSSLQSSFFSGCTPIKE, encoded by the exons ATGACCAACAATGAGGCCAAGGTGATCCCGGTGCGGGTGGCCCTGCGGTGCCGCCCGCTGGTCCCCAAGGAGCTCAACGAGGGATGCGAGTGCTGCCTCACTTTCAGCCCTGGGGAGCCGCAG GTTATCGTGGGCACGGAGAAGGCGTTCACATATGACTATGTGTTCGACCCCATGGCCGAGCAAGAGGAGGTGTTCACTGTGGCGGTGTCCCCGCTGCTGTCCGGGCTCTTTAAGG GTTATCACGCCACGGTGCTGGCGTACGGGCAGACGGGCTCTGGGAAGACCTTCTCCATGGGGGGCACGTACACCTCGGCCCAGGAGGACCAGCCCTGTGTGGGGGTCATTCCCCGGGTCATCCAGCGCATCTTCCAGGAGAAGGACAAGGGCAGCTGCGACTTCACCCTCACAGTGTCCTACCTGGAG ATCTACAATGAGGATATTCTGGACCTGCTGTGCCCATCCAAAGATAAGCCCGCCATCAGCATCCGCGAGGACCCCAAAGAAGGCATCAAG aTCGTGGGTCTGACGGAGAGGGTGGTGAGGTCGGCCCAGGAGATGGTGGCCTGCCTGGAGCTGGGGAACTCCTCCCGCACCGTGGGCTCCACCGCCATGAACGCAGAGTCGTCCCGCTCCCACGCCATCTTCACCATCACCCTGGAGCAGCGGCGCAGCAAAGACAA ATCGGACTCCATGGTCTCCAAGCTCCACCTGGTGGACCTGGCCGGTTCTGAGAGGCAGAAGAAGACCAAGGCGGAGGGCGACCGTCTGAAGGAAG GCATCAGCATCAACCGCGGGCTGCTGGCCCTGGGGAACGTCATCAGCGCCCTGGGGGAGGAGAGTAAGAAGGGCACCCACGTCCCCTACAGAGACTCCAAGGTCACCCGCCTGCTGCAAG actcGCTGGGCGGGAACAGCCACACGCTGATGATCGCGTGCGTCAGTCCGGCCGACTCCAACATCGAGGAGACCATCAACACGCTGCGCTACGCCGACCGCGCCCGCAAGATCAAGAACAAGCCCATCGTGAACATGGACCCGCGGACCGCCGAGACCCAGCGCCTCAAGCAGCAG GTCCAGGAGCTGCAGGTGATGCTGCTGCACGCCCGTGGCGGTGTGGCCCCAGTGCTTTCTGG GACCGAGTCGTCGGAGAACGTGAACAACCTGGTGGAGAAGAACCGCAGCCTGCAGGACCAGAACAGCCGGCTCTGCAGGGAGCTGAGCGAGACCACCGGCCAGGCAGCGCTCATGTTCGAGAAGATCATCATG gcagaGCAGGCCAACGAGAAGCTCCAGGGCAAAGTGGAACAACTGAAGGAGCACGAGGC GTGTAAGCTGGACCTGCAGAACGTCCTGGTCACCCTGGAGGATCAGGAGCTGAAGGGGAAAGTGGAGCTGATGAAGAGCCTGCAGGATGTCATCCTGGAGCTCCAG AACGAGAGCGCCGACATCGCAGCCTCCATCGACGCCATGGTAACGGGAGAAGATGGACCAGAAGGAGCTGGTGATGCGACGGGCGTCTCTCCGTCG GAGGACGTCACGGGGGGGTTCACAGCGCACCACGCCCTGCGTCAGGCCGAGATGTccaaggagctgatggagctgAACAAGGTGCTGGCCCTGAAGGAGGCCTTCGTCAAGAAGATGTGTCAGAACGACAGCCAGCTGGAGCCAATGCAGAGCGAGCACCAG CACAACATGCACAGCCTGCAGACGTCGGTGGACTCGctgctgaaggagaaggaggacctgGTCCTGGCTCTGCAGTCGGCCAAGAAGGACACCCAGCACGCCAA GCTGAGCGAGCAGCGCAGGAAGAGACTGCAGGAGCTGGAGGGCCAGCTGgtggagatgaagaagaagatgacGGAGCAGTCCAAGCTGCTGAAGCTCAAGGAGTCCTCCGTCCGCGGCGTCTCCAAACTCATGAGCGAGATACAG TCCATGAAGTCCCAGCGGGTGCAGCTCATGCGGCAGCTGAAGGAGGACACAGAGAAGTTCCGCGTCTGGAAGAGCCAGAAGGACAAGGAGGTGCTGCAGCTCAAGGAGAAG GACCGTAAGCGGCAGTATGAGATCATGAAGCTGGAGAGAGACTTCCAGAAGCAGGCCAACGTCCTGCGGCGCAAAACGGAGGAG gcggcggcggccaaCAAGCGGCTGAAGGACGCGCTGCAGAAGAGGAGCGAGGTGTCGGACAAGAGGAGGGACGGGCACGGCCGCGGCATGGAGACGGCCGCCAGCCGGGTGAAG TCATGGCTGCTGAACGAGGTGGAGCTGCTGGTGAGCACGGAGGAGGCCCGGCGCCACCTGAAGGACCTGCTGGAGGACCGGAAGATCCTGGCCCACGACATCAGCCAGCTCAAAGGGCagctggaggcgggggggcggtCTGCCGCCAAGATCAGG CGCCGGACGTTGATCATCTCGGAGCTGGAGAGCAAGGTGGGCCAGGAGACGCCCATCAGCAAGCAGGTGGAGAACCTGGAGACTGAGATGGGCCTCAG GAGCGCCCAGATCGCTGACCTCCAGCAGAAGGTTCTGGCGGCGGACAACGACGGCCGGGCGAAGCACCGCTGGGACAACATCAACACGGTGGTGGAGGCCAAGTGCTCCCTGAAGATCCTCATGGCCGAG ctggTGGCGGCTAAGTCGGCGGCGGCGCGTCTGGAGAGCTCTCTGAAGCAGGAGCAGGGGAACCTGCAGGACCTGAGCCGGACGCTGGCGGAGGAGCGCGGGGTCATGTCCACCATGGACGTGGAGCACCAGCAGCAgagggtggagctggagcagaacCACCAGGAGAAG gtccagTACCTGCTGAACAAGCTCCAGAGCCGAGCGGGCCTGCAGCAGCCCGCCGGAGAGCCGTCGCAGAAGGAGCGGGAGCTGGTCCAGAGACAGAGCCAGCTG gaggaggagctggagaagatgaGCGGACTGAACCAGCAGctgctgaaggagaaggagcagtaCAAACAG CAGCTGTCCCTGCCCCCGCCCACCGCCAGCGAGCAGACCAGCCAGGACGACTCCTTCGAGTACGTCCCCCCCAAG CCCAAGGCCCGGCGCCCCACCACCGCCAAGGCGCCCCTCAGCCTGGCCATCAACATGGAGGACATCGTGTCTGCCTCCGACAGCGAGGACGAGATGGAGGACGAGGCCTGGCAGCCCGAGAAGCAGGAGCGCCGCCGCGCCTCCAGGAGGCCCAAGACCACGGGG TGTGCCTGTAAGGGTCGCTGTAATAACAAGCAGTGTCGCTGCCGTAAAGGGAAGATGACGTGTGGAGAGAACTGCCAGTGTGACCACGCCCGCTGTCGCAACCTGGAGCCCCCCGGTGCTGAG gactCCCCCAGCCTGAAGGCGGGGGCCCCAGACGGCCTCTTGCTGCCCCAGGACCCCACTGCCATCAGCCCGGGCAACTTCTTCATACCCCCTTCCTGCCCGCCCGCCAAGAAG GCCCCCCAGGAGAGCGGAGAGCTGGGCCACACCCCGGAGCAGACGACCTGGGACAGGAAGCCGCTCCTCAgcccggaggaagaggagggcgaaGGTGAGGGAGACGAGGGCAACGTCAACAGCATccttaagaagaagaagaggctccTGAGCAGCCTGCAGAGCAGCTTCTTCTCCGGCTGCACGCCCATCAAGGAGTga
- the kif4 gene encoding kinesin family member 4 isoform X2 yields MTNNEAKVIPVRVALRCRPLVPKELNEGCECCLTFSPGEPQVIVGTEKAFTYDYVFDPMAEQEEVFTVAVSPLLSGLFKGYHATVLAYGQTGSGKTFSMGGTYTSAQEDQPCVGVIPRVIQRIFQEKDKGSCDFTLTVSYLEIYNEDILDLLCPSKDKPAISIREDPKEGIKIVGLTERVVRSAQEMVACLELGNSSRTVGSTAMNAESSRSHAIFTITLEQRRSKDKSDSMVSKLHLVDLAGSERQKKTKAEGDRLKEGISINRGLLALGNVISALGEESKKGTHVPYRDSKVTRLLQDSLGGNSHTLMIACVSPADSNIEETINTLRYADRARKIKNKPIVNMDPRTAETQRLKQQVQELQVMLLHARGGVAPVLSGTESSENVNNLVEKNRSLQDQNSRLCRELSETTGQAALMFEKIIMAEQANEKLQGKVEQLKEHEACKLDLQNVLVTLEDQELKGKVELMKSLQDVILELQNESADIAASIDAMVTGEDGPEGAGDATGVSPSEDVTGGFTAHHALRQAEMSKELMELNKVLALKEAFVKKMCQNDSQLEPMQSEHQHNMHSLQTSVDSLLKEKEDLVLALQSAKKDTQHAKLSEQRRKRLQELEGQLVEMKKKMTEQSKLLKLKESSVRGVSKLMSEIQSMKSQRVQLMRQLKEDTEKFRVWKSQKDKEVLQLKEKDRKRQYEIMKLERDFQKQANVLRRKTEEAAAANKRLKDALQKRSEVSDKRRDGHGRGMETAASRVKSWLLNEVELLVSTEEARRHLKDLLEDRKILAHDISQLKGQLEAGGRSAAKIRRRTLIISELESKVGQETPISKQVENLETEMGLRSAQIADLQQKVLAADNDGRAKHRWDNINTVVEAKCSLKILMAELVAAKSAAARLESSLKQEQGNLQDLSRTLAEERGVMSTMDVEHQQQRVELEQNHQEKVQYLLNKLQSRAGLQQPAGEPSQKERELVQRQSQLEEELEKMSGLNQQLLKEKEQYKQLSLPPPTASEQTSQDDSFEYVPPKPKARRPTTAKAPLSLAINMEDIVSASDSEDEMEDEAWQPEKQERRRASRRPKTTGCACKGRCNNKQCRCRKGKMTCGENCQCDHARCRNLEPPGAEDSPSLKAGAPDGLLLPQDPTAISPGNFFIPPSCPPAKKAPQESGELGHTPEQTTWDRKPLLSPEEEEGEGEGDEGNVNSILKKKKRLLSSLQSSFFSGCTPIKE; encoded by the exons ATGACCAACAATGAGGCCAAGGTGATCCCGGTGCGGGTGGCCCTGCGGTGCCGCCCGCTGGTCCCCAAGGAGCTCAACGAGGGATGCGAGTGCTGCCTCACTTTCAGCCCTGGGGAGCCGCAG GTTATCGTGGGCACGGAGAAGGCGTTCACATATGACTATGTGTTCGACCCCATGGCCGAGCAAGAGGAGGTGTTCACTGTGGCGGTGTCCCCGCTGCTGTCCGGGCTCTTTAAGG GTTATCACGCCACGGTGCTGGCGTACGGGCAGACGGGCTCTGGGAAGACCTTCTCCATGGGGGGCACGTACACCTCGGCCCAGGAGGACCAGCCCTGTGTGGGGGTCATTCCCCGGGTCATCCAGCGCATCTTCCAGGAGAAGGACAAGGGCAGCTGCGACTTCACCCTCACAGTGTCCTACCTGGAG ATCTACAATGAGGATATTCTGGACCTGCTGTGCCCATCCAAAGATAAGCCCGCCATCAGCATCCGCGAGGACCCCAAAGAAGGCATCAAG aTCGTGGGTCTGACGGAGAGGGTGGTGAGGTCGGCCCAGGAGATGGTGGCCTGCCTGGAGCTGGGGAACTCCTCCCGCACCGTGGGCTCCACCGCCATGAACGCAGAGTCGTCCCGCTCCCACGCCATCTTCACCATCACCCTGGAGCAGCGGCGCAGCAAAGACAA ATCGGACTCCATGGTCTCCAAGCTCCACCTGGTGGACCTGGCCGGTTCTGAGAGGCAGAAGAAGACCAAGGCGGAGGGCGACCGTCTGAAGGAAG GCATCAGCATCAACCGCGGGCTGCTGGCCCTGGGGAACGTCATCAGCGCCCTGGGGGAGGAGAGTAAGAAGGGCACCCACGTCCCCTACAGAGACTCCAAGGTCACCCGCCTGCTGCAAG actcGCTGGGCGGGAACAGCCACACGCTGATGATCGCGTGCGTCAGTCCGGCCGACTCCAACATCGAGGAGACCATCAACACGCTGCGCTACGCCGACCGCGCCCGCAAGATCAAGAACAAGCCCATCGTGAACATGGACCCGCGGACCGCCGAGACCCAGCGCCTCAAGCAGCAG GTCCAGGAGCTGCAGGTGATGCTGCTGCACGCCCGTGGCGGTGTGGCCCCAGTGCTTTCTGG GACCGAGTCGTCGGAGAACGTGAACAACCTGGTGGAGAAGAACCGCAGCCTGCAGGACCAGAACAGCCGGCTCTGCAGGGAGCTGAGCGAGACCACCGGCCAGGCAGCGCTCATGTTCGAGAAGATCATCATG gcagaGCAGGCCAACGAGAAGCTCCAGGGCAAAGTGGAACAACTGAAGGAGCACGAGGC GTGTAAGCTGGACCTGCAGAACGTCCTGGTCACCCTGGAGGATCAGGAGCTGAAGGGGAAAGTGGAGCTGATGAAGAGCCTGCAGGATGTCATCCTGGAGCTCCAG AACGAGAGCGCCGACATCGCAGCCTCCATCGACGCCATGGTAACGGGAGAAGATGGACCAGAAGGAGCTGGTGATGCGACGGGCGTCTCTCCGTCG GAGGACGTCACGGGGGGGTTCACAGCGCACCACGCCCTGCGTCAGGCCGAGATGTccaaggagctgatggagctgAACAAGGTGCTGGCCCTGAAGGAGGCCTTCGTCAAGAAGATGTGTCAGAACGACAGCCAGCTGGAGCCAATGCAGAGCGAGCACCAG CACAACATGCACAGCCTGCAGACGTCGGTGGACTCGctgctgaaggagaaggaggacctgGTCCTGGCTCTGCAGTCGGCCAAGAAGGACACCCAGCACGCCAA GCTGAGCGAGCAGCGCAGGAAGAGACTGCAGGAGCTGGAGGGCCAGCTGgtggagatgaagaagaagatgacGGAGCAGTCCAAGCTGCTGAAGCTCAAGGAGTCCTCCGTCCGCGGCGTCTCCAAACTCATGAGCGAGATACAG TCCATGAAGTCCCAGCGGGTGCAGCTCATGCGGCAGCTGAAGGAGGACACAGAGAAGTTCCGCGTCTGGAAGAGCCAGAAGGACAAGGAGGTGCTGCAGCTCAAGGAGAAG GACCGTAAGCGGCAGTATGAGATCATGAAGCTGGAGAGAGACTTCCAGAAGCAGGCCAACGTCCTGCGGCGCAAAACGGAGGAG gcggcggcggccaaCAAGCGGCTGAAGGACGCGCTGCAGAAGAGGAGCGAGGTGTCGGACAAGAGGAGGGACGGGCACGGCCGCGGCATGGAGACGGCCGCCAGCCGGGTGAAG TCATGGCTGCTGAACGAGGTGGAGCTGCTGGTGAGCACGGAGGAGGCCCGGCGCCACCTGAAGGACCTGCTGGAGGACCGGAAGATCCTGGCCCACGACATCAGCCAGCTCAAAGGGCagctggaggcgggggggcggtCTGCCGCCAAGATCAGG CGCCGGACGTTGATCATCTCGGAGCTGGAGAGCAAGGTGGGCCAGGAGACGCCCATCAGCAAGCAGGTGGAGAACCTGGAGACTGAGATGGGCCTCAG GAGCGCCCAGATCGCTGACCTCCAGCAGAAGGTTCTGGCGGCGGACAACGACGGCCGGGCGAAGCACCGCTGGGACAACATCAACACGGTGGTGGAGGCCAAGTGCTCCCTGAAGATCCTCATGGCCGAG ctggTGGCGGCTAAGTCGGCGGCGGCGCGTCTGGAGAGCTCTCTGAAGCAGGAGCAGGGGAACCTGCAGGACCTGAGCCGGACGCTGGCGGAGGAGCGCGGGGTCATGTCCACCATGGACGTGGAGCACCAGCAGCAgagggtggagctggagcagaacCACCAGGAGAAG gtccagTACCTGCTGAACAAGCTCCAGAGCCGAGCGGGCCTGCAGCAGCCCGCCGGAGAGCCGTCGCAGAAGGAGCGGGAGCTGGTCCAGAGACAGAGCCAGCTG gaggaggagctggagaagatgaGCGGACTGAACCAGCAGctgctgaaggagaaggagcagtaCAAACAG CTGTCCCTGCCCCCGCCCACCGCCAGCGAGCAGACCAGCCAGGACGACTCCTTCGAGTACGTCCCCCCCAAG CCCAAGGCCCGGCGCCCCACCACCGCCAAGGCGCCCCTCAGCCTGGCCATCAACATGGAGGACATCGTGTCTGCCTCCGACAGCGAGGACGAGATGGAGGACGAGGCCTGGCAGCCCGAGAAGCAGGAGCGCCGCCGCGCCTCCAGGAGGCCCAAGACCACGGGG TGTGCCTGTAAGGGTCGCTGTAATAACAAGCAGTGTCGCTGCCGTAAAGGGAAGATGACGTGTGGAGAGAACTGCCAGTGTGACCACGCCCGCTGTCGCAACCTGGAGCCCCCCGGTGCTGAG gactCCCCCAGCCTGAAGGCGGGGGCCCCAGACGGCCTCTTGCTGCCCCAGGACCCCACTGCCATCAGCCCGGGCAACTTCTTCATACCCCCTTCCTGCCCGCCCGCCAAGAAG GCCCCCCAGGAGAGCGGAGAGCTGGGCCACACCCCGGAGCAGACGACCTGGGACAGGAAGCCGCTCCTCAgcccggaggaagaggagggcgaaGGTGAGGGAGACGAGGGCAACGTCAACAGCATccttaagaagaagaagaggctccTGAGCAGCCTGCAGAGCAGCTTCTTCTCCGGCTGCACGCCCATCAAGGAGTga